CAAGCAGTCGTTCCCAAACTTAGTCCTGGGGgtcccctgtgtatgctggtgcTTTTGACCAATTAAGGTTGTAGAAAGCAAGTTTTACCATAATTACTTCCTTAAATTTTAAAACGTCGCACATTTGCCCAAATTCTATTTGTTCCATCATCAAACTCttaatttctaaattaaaaaaaaaaaagtgtttcaatGACCAGCTGACCGTACTTTCAGCAATGAAGTCCCTGCCAGATTCTAATCACCTCAGTTAAAAACGGAGCCTCTTCCAAAAGGAATAATTTGTCATAGACCACATCACATAAATTTGGAGCATTGCATGACCTGGCTGATTAGTCCTGTGATGTGAACACTTATTCTCCATTCATTTCCGACATACCATGGCCTTAAGTAGTGAATCATTCTTCAGCAGACATGCTAAGTGTCCAATGAAGACCAACTACAGCTTGTCACCGTTTGGAAGTTGTAATgacggttggaacaaaaaccagcaccgGAGCCCCAGGACGGAGCGGGAGAACCGCTGGTCCGAGCGCCCCGAAATGAACCTGCCCACTGGAGGCTGCGTCCGGCGACCTTGGCCTGGCTGCGGTGCCGTCCCAGCACGCCGCGGGGAACGCCGTTAGCGAAAGAGGCGCCGCAAGGATCGGCCTCTCCTTCGCCAAATTTTCACCCCGCGCAGTATGAGGCcggaagcccctccccccccccctcccccacaaacacaacaaGAACACCAAACCACTGGAGTGAAATCACATGTAGGGTACAATAatttgccattaaaaaaaaaaaaattcataacaAAATAACCACAAAATAAAGTGTCAATGGGCAAAATAGCAGGTGCACTTTTATAAACGCATACAACGCAACTCCTACGTCACAACTCGAAAACATACTAGCATACATACTAtttatgtacatacagtaatgACAAGGGGGCCTTCTACAGTCCCTAGCCATTGTAGGGGTGACAGACCCATAATCCTTAGCTGCTGGgatcacacacatatacatatatgtatatatatgggCAGAAATTAGAAGTGTAtacacatttctgtacatttccaTAGCGATTTCAGTACATCCCATTGGGATGTCGTACAGTGGAGGCTTTGGTAAGTCCAGCAGTAACCACGTTGACCCAGAAAATAGACAcacaatatttaataattagaCAATTTCcccttacatttttttaaatcatagttTTCCTAATATGGCCATGAAGATGAAAAATGTCTCGATGATCGTTCATGATTGTTAATGAAGCATCTCCAccaggcagcagcacaggaaGCAGGGGGCAGTCAGGTGACCCAGGCGTGACCAATCGCGTTGCTTGGTGGAGGTATGACCTTGTGGGCTAGCTccgccctgctctgccctggGGCTCAGAACCACTGGCAGCTGGTTTCTGGTTCATGTCCCTGTATCTCCCAGAACCACCACCACCGCAGCTGTCCATTTGATTCTCTCCATGCTTTGTTCATTTGGGCCTTTCAGAAGATGGGAACACCCTTACccacaacccccaaccccctcccccctccccattttaCACATTTCTGTGGCCTCTTGACATCCTGCACATTCCAGCTGGGCCCGTGTGATCACGTAGCGGTACGCTTGTTCTATGGTGGAGGTGGGCACTAAGCCTTGGCACCGAgaagggtgtgtgagtgtgtccgtgtgtgtgtgtccgtgtgtgtgtgtgtgtgtgtgtctgaacgTGTGACCGTGTTTGAGTCTGAGAGCAGCGAGACGCGGGGGCAGGTTTCGGGCGCTGGTTCTggggggggtcgagggggggggtcaagggGGGGGGACTATACGCAGGCGGCCTCGGGGTatccgcccccggccccgccccccgccccgcccccctcggcCGTGTGCTGCACGGTGTGCTCCTGCAGGGCGCCCAGGTCGCCGAAGCGCTCGCCGCACCACACGCACTTGAACTGGGTCTCGCGGGCGTGCACGCTGCCGTGCTTGACCAGGTGCTCGCGCTGCTTGAAGCCCTTGTCGCAGCTGGCGCACTTGAAGGGCTTCTCGCCCGTGTGGACGCGGCGGTGCCGCTGGAAGTCCGACGAGTACTTGAAGCGCTTCTCGCAGTCGGGGCACTTGAGGGGCTTCTCGCGCGCCGGGTCGCACTGGTGCTGCACGAAGTCGGACGACGTCGGGAAGCGCCGGTCGCACAGCGAGCACTTGAGCGGCTTctcgccgccgcctccgccgcccccgcccccgccgcccccgccgccgccgcagtgCGAGCCCCGGTGCCGCTGCAGCGTGGACGCCTTCTTGTAGCCCTTGCCGCACGCCTCGCACTTGTGCGGCCTCTcggcggccgccgccgccaccgcctcGGCCGCCTCGCCGCACTTGTGCCGCAGCAGCTCGCCCGACTGGCCGAAGGTCTTCTGGCACGCGGCGCACTTGAAGAGGCTCTCCACGCCGTGCACGTGCTGGTGGTAGAGCAGGTGCGACGGCTGCAGGAAGCCCTTGTCGCAGAGCGCGCACTTGTAGGGCCGCTCGGCGGCGCCCTTGTGCGTCCGGCGGTGGCGCACCAGCGCGTACGGCTGCTTGAAGCTCATCTGGCACTCCTCGCAGCGGAAGGGCCGCTCCTCCGAGTGCGTGCGCTCGTGCTGCCGCAGGTCCGACGGGCGGCGGAAGCCCTTGCCGCAGGCGGCGCAGCGGAAGGGCCGCTCGGCCTGCGGCTGGCACTGGTGGTGGAGCAGCTCCGACGACTCCTTGAAGTGGAGCTCGCACAGGTTGCACTTGAACAGGTGCTCGCCGGCGTGCGCGTACATGTGGCGCACCAGGTGCGAGCGGTGCTTGAAGCCCTTGTCGCAGGCGGCGCACTTGTAGGGCCGCTCGTCGCTGTGCGTGCGCCGGTGGTGCGCCAGGTGCGAGGACTGGCTGAAGCTCTTGTCGCACGAGTCGCACTTGTAGGGCCGCTCGCCCGTGTGCACGCGCTCGTGCCGCGACAGCTCCGACAGGTGGCGGAAGCCC
Above is a genomic segment from Anguilla rostrata isolate EN2019 chromosome 16, ASM1855537v3, whole genome shotgun sequence containing:
- the znf319b gene encoding zinc finger protein 319, coding for MTEAWQQHAVAPPAAVHTIPQGVENALGCAVYGIVLQQDPGLQQQHQQQQQQQQQPSLQVGGDSGHKCGACGHDISHLANPHEHQCVVSQDRSFQCTQCLKVFHQATDLLEHQCAQVEQKPFVCGVCKMGFSLLTSLAQHHNAHSSGNPMKCSICEKTYRPGSSGNTTPTSSGSNPQQPSSSAEGAAAALGSPAPAGFEAPQPAERPYKCSVCQKGFRHLSELSRHERVHTGERPYKCDSCDKSFSQSSHLAHHRRTHSDERPYKCAACDKGFKHRSHLVRHMYAHAGEHLFKCNLCELHFKESSELLHHQCQPQAERPFRCAACGKGFRRPSDLRQHERTHSEERPFRCEECQMSFKQPYALVRHRRTHKGAAERPYKCALCDKGFLQPSHLLYHQHVHGVESLFKCAACQKTFGQSGELLRHKCGEAAEAVAAAAAERPHKCEACGKGYKKASTLQRHRGSHCGGGGGGGGGGGGGGGEKPLKCSLCDRRFPTSSDFVQHQCDPAREKPLKCPDCEKRFKYSSDFQRHRRVHTGEKPFKCASCDKGFKQREHLVKHGSVHARETQFKCVWCGERFGDLGALQEHTVQHTAEGGGAGGGAGGGYPEAACV